A part of Cataglyphis hispanica isolate Lineage 1 chromosome 7, ULB_Chis1_1.0, whole genome shotgun sequence genomic DNA contains:
- the LOC126850801 gene encoding uncharacterized protein LOC126850801, with the protein MNNRRRRADDFTDSLTSFHQIIHEEKQTLSVSQGNLEDNSEINSMRDMQCESVSNNESRASSIIIAGSLGHRQHISSDLCKIVEDNSNITYNNNQARIRDVLGVSDETSYLSLRPDLNKCINLFHNEDISKEHHTFEEYPNHDSMLFEIKVNKDIYHCHLKKNKTVEVQCDLIRDRPCALSLNSLADASISIKNQDVINKKLQRSKSCSMLYSNLKKDANHNIKSRYFSVASTDSATRKSSYEKIDTILFNALSLSKPSILSNKTNDFHSTSEDQKYDLTNSDTSSKEQVSSFELKTFLHSLEQQKPNETVVQERLLRRLSANFYNSPKTFTEKLLTIIEESVINDDSCAQLEYPEVSLCRLTEELRKMCKFIEDETIPEWPQSPSMSTSICLRQRSREPKSPLQKSINAFTSRDKDLYLDMPVSPRCKIKSPKKICQHTLKTSKNIVYNTKNPLHDSTSTFESLEAFCEKLYADEFRALPIKEKNLLPSQNIESILDVCENQMASLENSLDIHEQLKKAAFTSNLASQSNNKVPETQNLQYKLLTHEKYNKTDSKKISDTFKQWTKDNKSYETIEPDDLENTIMYEIAKKRQRCLDTAKVIMEIDTNSELVKEKQICPKIVNDSLSTNDAKFMETLMSVKRYQEYLEEHKSILNLFRPKSCSSRIPDKKDVQTKEISRKDFGSRRLGDKVENAILEEPEFSRMRKKSRSPLLAKCSTNKLVVSKPRLFVTPGKTVVKKSCKPKRTYFPNLVQGMSKEKNVSSHLKNIYRQIESYDHVVSPVGIYIKGTDPHLMKNLRPKTDENLLTPRKKQIMQSRSPKPKFRLSPKQTKETMTKTVVRDENIAHNFLHPKVHYKLPSHVRTIKETENRKVGNRIKELLRSTQDKVVIRHEDRIKSVQTNYLKQPEIHYDSAEESVHIEQTARKTCFSRIQKN; encoded by the exons ATGAACAATCGACGAAGACGTGCTGATGATTTCACAGATTCCTTGACCAGTTTTC ATCAAATAATACATGAAGAAAAACAAACTTTGAGTGTATCGCAAGGAAATTTGGAAGACAACtcagaaattaattctatGAGAGATATGCAATGTGAAAGTGTAAGCAATAATGAATCTCGTGCTAGTTCTATTATTATAGCAGGTAGTTTAGGTCATCGGCAACATATTTCATCAGATCTATGTAAGATTGTTGAGGATAATAGtaatatcacatataataataatcaagctCGAATAAGAGATGTATTAGGTGTGTCTGATGAAACATCATATTTGTCATTGAGAcctgatttaaataaatgtataaatttgtttcacAATGAGGATATAAGTAAGGAACATCATACTTTTGAAGAATATCCAAATCATGATTCCATGTTGTTTGAGATTAAAGTtaacaaagatatttatcattgtcacttaaagaaaaataagactgTAGAGGTACAATGTGATTTAATTAGAGATCGTCCATGtgctttatcattaaattcatTGGCTGATGCAAGCATATCAATAAAGAATCAAGatgtaattaacaaaaaacttCAAAGGTCTAAAAGCTGCAGTATGCTGTACAGTAATTTGAAGAAGGATgcaaatcataatattaaatctagaTACTTTTCTGTAGCATCTACAGATTCTGCTACAAGAAAAAGtagttatgaaaaaattgacaCAATTCTATTTAATGCCTTGTCATTATCGAAGCCTTCTATTTTATCAAACAAGACGAACGATTTCCATTCTACTTCTGAAGATCAGAAGTATGATTTAACAAACAGCGACACTAGTTCAAAAGAGCAAGTTAGttcttttgaattaaaaacatttttgcattCATTGGAACAACAAAAGCCAAACGAGACAGTTGTGCAAGAACGTTTGCTGAGGCGTTTGTCTGCTAACTTCTATAATTCACCAAAAacttttacagaaaaattacTAACAATTATTGAAGAATCAGTTATAAATGATGACTCTTGTGCACAATTAGAATACCCAGAAGTTAGCTTATGTAGATTAACTGAAGAACTTCGAAAAATGTGCAAATTTATAGAGGATGAAACTATTCCAGAATGGCCTCAGTCTCCAAGCATGTCGACATCAATTTGTCTACGACAAAGAAGTCGAGAACCTAAATCTCCCTTGCAGAAATCCATTAATGCTTTTACATCTCGAGATAAAGACTTATATTTAGACATGCCTGTTTCTCCtcgatgtaaaattaaaagtccaaagaaaatttgtcagcatacattaaaaacatcaaaaaatattgtatataatacgaAAAACCCACTGCATGATAGTACAAGTACATTTGAATCTTTAGAGGCATTTTGCGAAAAACTTTATGCTGATGAATTCAGAGCTCTTCCaataaaggagaaaaatttgttaccCTCGCAAAATATAGAGAGCATTTTAGATGTATGTGAAAATCAAATGGCTTCTTTAGAAAATTCACTCGACATTCACGAACAACTCAAGAAAGCTGCATTTACTTCAAATTTAGCAAGCcaatctaataataaagtacCTGAAACACAGAATCTTCAATACAAATTGCTAACTcatgaaaaatacaataagaCAGATTCGAAGAAAATATCTGATACATTTAAGCAATGGactaaagataataaatcttatgaAACGATTGAACCAGATGATTTGGAAAATACAATCATGTAtgaaatagcaaaaaaaagacaaagatgTCTCGACACGGCAAAGGTAATAATGGAAATTGACACGAATTCGGAGCTAGTAAAGGAGAAACAAATATGCCCAAAGATTGTCAACGACTCCTTATCGACTAATGATGCTAAATTCATGGAAACACTAATGTCTGTTAAGAGATATCAAGAGTATTTGGAAGAGCACAAATCTATACTGAATTTATTTCGACCTAAATCATGCAGTTCTCGTATTCCTGACAAAAAAGATGTTCAAACGAAGGAGATATCCAGAAAAGATTTTGGTTCTCGTCGTTTAGGAGATAAAGTCGAGAATGCGATATTAGAAGAACCAGAGTTTTCAAGAATGAGAAAGAAGAGTAGAAGTCCTTTATTAGCAAAATGTTCTACTAATAAACTAGTTGTTTCAAAACCAAGATTATTTGTGACTCCTGGAAAAACGGTTGTTAAAAAAAGTTGTAAGCCAAAACGCACATACTTTCCTAATCTAGTGCAAGGAATGAGTAAAGAAAAGAACGTTAGTTCgcatctgaaaaatatttatcgacaaATAGAAAGTTACGATCATGTAGTATCACCAgttggaatatatataaagggtACGGATCCTCATctgatgaaaaatttacgaCCTAAAACGGACGAAAATCTATTAACACCTAGAAAAAAGCAGATTATGCAATCTCGCAGCCCAAAACCGAAGTTTCGACTATCTCCGAAACAGACAAAAGAG acAATGACTAAAACAGTGGTAAGAGATGAAAATATTGCTCATAATTTTCTACACCCAAAAGTACATTATAAGCTTCCCTCGCATGTACGGACG ataaaagaaacagaaaatcGAAAAGTGGGAAACCGCATAAAGGAATTATTACGTTCAACACAAGATAAAGTCGTAATTCGACATGaag ATCGAATAAAATCAGttcaaacaaattatttgaagCAACCTGAAATTCATTACGATTCCGCAGAAGAATCCGTGCATATTGAGCAAACAGCGCGTAAAACGTGTTTTTCTCGTATACAAAAGAATTAG
- the LOC126850858 gene encoding zinc finger SWIM domain-containing protein 7-like, giving the protein MRVETTTSYIICGCGLHCILKSYNNSAFQFRESLDFSNSKLSFTLMNRDQEENVVLSPSTIYDQQYPDFIDNVLKEATDDFEREKKFSDQNLLKLYKLFNRTFERALDLYEQKRVTQVSTSSTIITEPYKSVSEVSWLMQVKGHSGVSYTLFPEINYCTCTAFRHQVLRDRSAFTCKHVLAAWLASVDNEKLLHQQLTQKQFDNLLLYQVSYKHNAL; this is encoded by the exons ATGAGAGTCGAGACGACTACATCTTATATCATCTGTGGATGTGGACTACATTGTATTTTGAAGAGTTATAACAACAGCGCATTTCAATTCAGAGAAAGtttagatttttcaaattcaaaacTTTCATTCACTCTGATGAATCGCGATCAAGAAGAAAACGTCGTCTTATCACCTTCTACTATATACGATCAACAATATCCGGATTTCAtagataatgtattaaaagaaGCAACCGATgattttgaaagagagaaaaaat TTTCTGATCAAAATCTACTAAAACTATACAAGCTATTTAACAGAACATTCGAAAGAGCCTTAGATTTATATGAACAAAAACGAGTGACACAAGTTTCGACATCTAGTACGATTATAACAGAACCATACAAAAGTGTAAGTGAGGTCAGTTGGTTGATGCAAGTTAAAGGACATTCTGGAGTATCATACACACTTTTtcctgaaataaattattgtacttGTACAGCTTTTAG ACATCAGGTATTAAGAGATCGGTCTGCTTTTACTTGTAAACACGTTTTGGCAGCTTGGCTAGCCAGTgttgataatgaaaaattgttgcaTCAACAATTAACACAGaaacaatttgataatttattgttatatcagGTTTCGTACAAACATAATGCTCTCTAA
- the LOC126850849 gene encoding cell cycle checkpoint protein RAD1 isoform X2 yields the protein MLSNIEDYLLVAKMGLTNLKTVIQLLKAINFKETTAICFGSENGLKITVEDAKCMQATVYIPSAVFDEFELKEDVTFSLSLNILVECLCMFWPASQDNSVAVQMFYKGTGYPVSIIIEEDGVITDCSLKTLEVDTLLDFHLEAENIVNKVVLQTELLKDIIAELDPTSELVEFHLSPDDPFFRISTNGLGGICHIDLPHNSALIDTFQCTSTATSSFKLAHIKPAMKALSCANKVCLRTNSTGILNFQYMIKTENGHTCYMEYYISPLIDMDD from the exons ATGCTCTCTAACATTGAAGATTACTTATTGGTTGCAAAAATGGgattgacaaatttaaagaCTGTAATACAATTGTTAAaagctattaattttaaggag ACTACAGCTATTTGCTTCGGCAGTGAAAATGGATTAAAAATTACAGTAGAAGATGCAAAATGTATGCAGGCTACTGTATATATTCCATCTGCAGTTTTCGATGAGTTTGAATTAAAAGAGGATGTGACTTTTTcattaagtttaaatatattagtagaGTGCCTTTGTATGTTCTGGCCTGCTTCACAAGATAATTCAGTTGCAGTGCAAATGTTTTACAAA GGTACAGGTTATCCTGTAAGTATTATCATTGAAGAAGATGGTGTCATCACAGATTGCTCTTTGAAAACACTAGAGGTAGATACATTATTAGATTTTCATCTGGAGGccgaaaatattgtaaataaagtaGTGTTACAAACAGAATTGTTAAAAGATATCATAGCCGAATTAGATCCAACTAGCGAATTAGTCGAG TTTCATTTATCACCAGATGATCCTTTCTTCAGAATTAGCACAAATGGTCTAGGTGGTATTTGTCATATTGATTTGCCTCATAATAGTGCTTTGATAGATACTTTTCAATGTACATCAACAGCAACATCCAGTTTCAAGTTAGCACACATTAAACCGGCGATGAAAGCTTTATCGTGTGCTAACAAAGTTTGCCTAAGAACTAATAGTactggaatattaaattttcaatatatgataaaaaccGAAAATGGGCATACTTGTTACATGGAATATtat ATATCTCCATTAATAGATATGGACGATTAA
- the LOC126850849 gene encoding cell cycle checkpoint protein RAD1 isoform X1, translating to MLSNIEDYLLVAKMGLTNLKTVIQLLKAINFKETTAICFGSENGLKITVEDAKCMQATVYIPSAVFDEFELKEDVTFSLSLNILVECLCMFWPASQDNSVAVQMFYKGTGYPVSIIIEEDGVITDCSLKTLEVDTLLDFHLEAENIVNKVVLQTELLKDIIAELDPTSELVEFHLSPDDPFFRISTNGLGGICHIDLPHNSALIDTFQCTSTATSSFKLAHIKPAMKALSCANKVCLRTNSTGILNFQYMIKTENGHTCYMEYYVRFFITKCNNQRALNSLIINFQHAFSLFIQQSVNLIFDIVIFDTLWK from the exons ATGCTCTCTAACATTGAAGATTACTTATTGGTTGCAAAAATGGgattgacaaatttaaagaCTGTAATACAATTGTTAAaagctattaattttaaggag ACTACAGCTATTTGCTTCGGCAGTGAAAATGGATTAAAAATTACAGTAGAAGATGCAAAATGTATGCAGGCTACTGTATATATTCCATCTGCAGTTTTCGATGAGTTTGAATTAAAAGAGGATGTGACTTTTTcattaagtttaaatatattagtagaGTGCCTTTGTATGTTCTGGCCTGCTTCACAAGATAATTCAGTTGCAGTGCAAATGTTTTACAAA GGTACAGGTTATCCTGTAAGTATTATCATTGAAGAAGATGGTGTCATCACAGATTGCTCTTTGAAAACACTAGAGGTAGATACATTATTAGATTTTCATCTGGAGGccgaaaatattgtaaataaagtaGTGTTACAAACAGAATTGTTAAAAGATATCATAGCCGAATTAGATCCAACTAGCGAATTAGTCGAG TTTCATTTATCACCAGATGATCCTTTCTTCAGAATTAGCACAAATGGTCTAGGTGGTATTTGTCATATTGATTTGCCTCATAATAGTGCTTTGATAGATACTTTTCAATGTACATCAACAGCAACATCCAGTTTCAAGTTAGCACACATTAAACCGGCGATGAAAGCTTTATCGTGTGCTAACAAAGTTTGCCTAAGAACTAATAGTactggaatattaaattttcaatatatgataaaaaccGAAAATGGGCATACTTGTTACATGGAATATtatgtaagattttttataacaaagtgTAATAATCAGAGAGCTCTcaatagtttaataattaattttcagcatgcattctctctttttatacaacaatcagttaatttgatatttgatattgtaatatttgatacattatggaaataa
- the LOC126850864 gene encoding myelin P2 protein isoform X1 has product MSSEILSGILGKRYKLVTSEKFDEYMKALGVGMVTRKMGATVSPVVELTEKDGVYTLKTTSTFKNTEIKFKLGEEFDEDTVDGRKVKSVCTLEGNKLIQVQKGDKNTTIEREFTPTEMKAIMKVDDIVCTRVYKIQE; this is encoded by the exons ATGTCATCCGAGATATTAAGCGGTATTCTAGGCAAGCGTTACAAGCTCGTAACGAGCGAAAAGTTCGACGAGTACATGAAAGCCTTAG GCGTGGGTATGGTGACGCGGAAAATGGGTGCTACGGTCAGTCCTGTCGTCGAATTGACGGAGAAAGACGGAGTGTATACTCTAAAGACGACTAGTACCTTCAAAAACacggaaataaaattcaaacttGGCGAAGAATTCGATGAAGACACCGTGGACGGTAGAAAAGTGAAGAGTGTCTGCACTCTGGAAGGTAATAAACTCATACAGGTGCAGAAAGGCGATAAGAATACTACGATTGAAAGAGAATTCACACCTACAGAGATGAAAGCG ATCATGAAAGTTGATGATATTGTTTGCACAAGAGTATATAAGATCCAGGAATAA